The Deltaproteobacteria bacterium genome has a window encoding:
- a CDS encoding cytochrome b N-terminal domain-containing protein, translating to MNLIQFKAQYEELRKLIVDSYVWKSIFRHGYKDTARNRVLMTASNVFLHLHPSKMRRHGIKISYTWCAGGLTFLFFLILTVTGVILMFYYRPVAEYAFVDMKYLQFDVPFGMVMRNMHRWGAHGMVILVMLHMFRVFMTGSYKPPREFNWVVGVLLLVLTFLLSFTGYLLPWDQLSIWAVTVGTNMARATPLLGHEGPLAEQMQQLTGVITPRYDARSFLTAGTIVGAPTLLRFYVLHCIFIPIAAAVLMIVHFWRVRKDGGISGPL from the coding sequence ATGAACTTAATCCAATTTAAAGCCCAATATGAAGAGTTGAGAAAATTGATCGTTGATTCCTACGTCTGGAAATCGATCTTTCGACATGGTTACAAAGACACGGCGCGTAATCGTGTCCTCATGACCGCCTCGAATGTCTTCCTGCACCTTCATCCCTCCAAGATGCGGCGCCACGGGATCAAGATTTCCTATACCTGGTGTGCGGGTGGTCTGACCTTTCTCTTTTTCCTGATTCTGACCGTCACGGGCGTGATCCTGATGTTTTACTATCGCCCCGTTGCTGAATATGCCTTCGTCGACATGAAATATCTCCAGTTTGATGTCCCGTTCGGGATGGTGATGAGAAACATGCATCGCTGGGGGGCGCACGGGATGGTCATTCTTGTCATGCTTCACATGTTTCGTGTCTTTATGACCGGCTCCTATAAACCGCCACGGGAGTTTAACTGGGTCGTTGGGGTCCTGCTTCTTGTCCTCACATTTCTTCTCTCATTTACCGGATATCTTCTCCCGTGGGATCAGCTCTCCATCTGGGCTGTGACGGTCGGGACCAACATGGCACGGGCGACCCCGTTGCTCGGGCACGAAGGACCGCTTGCGGAACAGATGCAACAGCTAACGGGCGTGATCACCCCCCGATATGACGCCCGCTCTTTTCTAACGGCAGGGACGATTGTTGGCGCACCGACGCTGCTTCGATTTTATGTGCTCCATTGTATTTTTATTCCGATTGCCGCAGCGGTATTAATGATTGTTCACTTTTGGAGAGTACGGAAAGACGGGGGCATCTCAGGGCCGTTGTGA
- a CDS encoding cytochrome C: protein MTEPHKAGDKIVPASSLNPDKVHTWPHLVKVEFIIGLIALIGITVWSIVIDAPLEEPANPAKTPNPSKAPWYFLGLQEMLVYFDPWMAGVVLPSLIIVGLMVIPYIDTNPKGSGYYTFRERPFAVGTFCFGFLILWIFLIVVGVFLRGPGWNFFAPWEEWDPHKVVALTNVDLNIWIAQTFGIDFLRGKVMAALFGLGLIAAYYSTGVLYYRWKSKTSETLQKLGAVRYGIVAFLFLTMMALPIKMLLRWTLNIKYICSLPWIGLNI from the coding sequence ATGACAGAACCGCACAAAGCAGGTGATAAAATTGTTCCCGCCTCCTCCCTGAATCCGGACAAGGTCCACACATGGCCCCATCTGGTAAAGGTTGAGTTCATTATCGGATTGATCGCCTTGATAGGGATCACCGTCTGGTCAATCGTCATCGACGCCCCCCTGGAGGAGCCGGCCAATCCGGCGAAGACGCCCAATCCGTCAAAGGCCCCGTGGTATTTTCTTGGTCTGCAGGAGATGCTTGTCTATTTTGATCCCTGGATGGCCGGTGTTGTACTGCCGAGTTTGATTATTGTTGGCCTTATGGTCATTCCCTATATTGATACCAACCCAAAAGGATCTGGCTACTACACATTTCGTGAGCGGCCGTTTGCGGTTGGAACGTTCTGTTTTGGTTTTCTCATCCTTTGGATTTTTCTTATTGTTGTTGGAGTTTTTCTGAGGGGCCCGGGCTGGAACTTCTTTGCACCCTGGGAGGAGTGGGATCCCCACAAGGTCGTGGCACTGACCAACGTCGATCTTAATATCTGGATTGCCCAGACCTTCGGGATCGACTTCTTACGTGGAAAGGTGATGGCCGCCCTCTTCGGATTAGGATTGATAGCGGCTTACTATTCGACAGGCGTTCTCTATTACCGCTGGAAGAGTAAGACGAGCGAGACGCTTCAGAAGCTGGGAGCGGTTCGCTATGGTATTGTGGCCTTTCTTTTTCTTACCATGATGGCCTTGCCGATCAAAATGCTCCTGCGATGGACATTGAACATCAAGTATATCTGCTCGCTGCCCTGGATTGGACTCAATATCTGA
- a CDS encoding Rieske (2Fe-2S) protein has protein sequence MQSTIPGSEGITKRGDERNLWTRREFFGFAGWGAFLSAIGLGLLGFVRFMFPRVLFEPSPIFKAGKPEDYVEGEVSERFKEEQRVWILREKGKIIAIQAICTHLGCTPRWLPLETKFKCPCHGSGFTMEGINFEGPAPRPLERYAVRLDAEGELIVDKSRKFLYEKGEWENPEAFVVL, from the coding sequence ATGCAAAGCACGATTCCAGGAAGCGAAGGCATCACGAAGAGGGGGGACGAGAGGAACCTCTGGACCCGGCGGGAATTTTTCGGCTTTGCCGGGTGGGGTGCTTTTCTCTCGGCGATCGGTTTGGGGCTTCTGGGGTTTGTCCGCTTTATGTTCCCCCGCGTTCTTTTTGAACCGTCACCGATCTTCAAGGCCGGCAAGCCGGAGGATTATGTTGAGGGGGAGGTGAGTGAGCGTTTCAAAGAGGAACAGCGGGTCTGGATTCTGAGGGAGAAGGGAAAGATCATTGCGATTCAGGCGATCTGCACGCATCTCGGATGCACCCCGCGCTGGCTCCCCCTAGAAACTAAATTCAAATGTCCCTGCCATGGCAGCGGATTTACGATGGAGGGGATTAATTTTGAGGGCCCGGCCCCGCGCCCTCTTGAAAGATATGCCGTGCGGCTTGATGCGGAAGGGGAATTGATCGTCGATAAGAGCAGAAAATTTTTGTATGAGAAGGGGGAGTGGGAGAATCCGGAGGCGTTTGTCGTTTTATGA